A segment of the Devriesea agamarum genome:
CGGTCGTCGGTGGCCAGCGCGATGACGTCATGGCTCGGCTCGCTGAGTTAAAACTTGTAGCCGCCAACATTAACAGCGCGACCCAGATCGTTGCCGCTGGCGATCCTGGAGCTCTTGCCGCCCTTGCCGCAGAGCCTCCTCGCCGCGCGAGGGTCATCCCACTGTCAGTAGCCGGAGCATTCCATACCCCGTATATGGATTCCGCCCGTGAAGAACTGCGCGAAGCAGCGTTGCATTTTGAGCCCGCCCCGGCGACCACGCCGCTGGTCTCCAATGCACAGGGAGCACTGGTTCGCGATGGGAAGGTGTACATCGATTCACTGGTCACCCAGGTTGCAGCACCGGTGGATTGGGAAGCCTGCATGAAAACTTTTGCATCTCAACAGGTCGATGCGATGATCGAGCTCGCCCCGGCTGGAACACTCACCGGTCTCGCTAAGCGAGATCTCAAAGAGGTGGAGCGAGTGAACCTAAACACGCCCGATGACCTTGCTCCAGCCCGCGATCTCGTCCTCGCCCATGCGGGCACCAACACCAACACTCCTGGAGGTAACGCGTGAGCGCGACTTTAACCCCGGCGACCACCGTGCCCGGTAGCCGCATCCTTGCTTATGGAGCTGCCCGCGGCGACGTCGTCGTTCCCAATGACGATCTGGTCGGCCCCATCGATTCCTCTGACGAGTGGATCCGCCAGCGCACCGGCATCATTACTCGCCGTCGCGCCAGCGCCGAGATGTCAGTGCTCGACATGTCGCGTACGGCCTCTCAGGACGCCATCACCGCATCCGGTTTGAACGCGAGCGATATCGACACGGTGATCGTTGCTTCGATCTCGTTCCCCTACCCGACGCCCTCACTCGCCACACTGCTGGCCCACGAGCTCGGCATTGACGACGCTGTCGCCTATGACATCTCGGCTGCCTGCGCCGGTTTCTGTTACGGGATCGGGCAAGCAGATGCGCTCGTGCGAGCAGGAGCTGCCCGCAATGTTCTAGTCGTCGGGGCTGAAAAGCTCTCTGATTTCGTCTCCCCCACCGATCGCAGCATTTCATTCCTGCTCGGGGACGGGGCCGGAGCCGCCATTGTCACCGCGAGCGAAACCCCCAAGATCGGCCCGACGGTATGGGGCAGCGACGGTGGCAATTGGCACACCATTCGGATGACGCACTCCTGGCTGCAGATGCGAGACGAGAATCTCGGCTGGCCCACCCTCGAACAGGACGGGCGAACCGTTTTCCGGTGGGCTGTGTGGCACACCGCAGACATCGTGCGTCGTACCCTTGAGCAGTCGGGACTGACCGTCGAGGATGTCGATGTTTTTGTGCCCCACCAAGCCAATATGCGGATCGTAGATGAGCTGGTGAAGCAGCTGAAACTGCCTGAATCAGTGACCATCGCCCGTGACATCGCGGATACCGGAAACACGTCCGCCGCATCCGTCCCGCTGGCAACCCATCGTCTGCTTGCCGAGGGCCAGGCAAAGTCCGGCGATGT
Coding sequences within it:
- a CDS encoding ACP S-malonyltransferase, whose amino-acid sequence is MLVIVCPGQGAQKPGFLAPWLDLPGMRDLLGQLGDACDCDLITHGTVSDADTIRDTAIAQPLLVAAGIIAHTALTQTVAAVSAGATSNTEPPASKEPLLADLFAGHSVGEVTAAALAGVLTPEAAMRFVSARSQAMARAAAATPTSMSAVVGGQRDDVMARLAELKLVAANINSATQIVAAGDPGALAALAAEPPRRARVIPLSVAGAFHTPYMDSAREELREAALHFEPAPATTPLVSNAQGALVRDGKVYIDSLVTQVAAPVDWEACMKTFASQQVDAMIELAPAGTLTGLAKRDLKEVERVNLNTPDDLAPARDLVLAHAGTNTNTPGGNA
- a CDS encoding beta-ketoacyl-ACP synthase III yields the protein MSATLTPATTVPGSRILAYGAARGDVVVPNDDLVGPIDSSDEWIRQRTGIITRRRASAEMSVLDMSRTASQDAITASGLNASDIDTVIVASISFPYPTPSLATLLAHELGIDDAVAYDISAACAGFCYGIGQADALVRAGAARNVLVVGAEKLSDFVSPTDRSISFLLGDGAGAAIVTASETPKIGPTVWGSDGGNWHTIRMTHSWLQMRDENLGWPTLEQDGRTVFRWAVWHTADIVRRTLEQSGLTVEDVDVFVPHQANMRIVDELVKQLKLPESVTIARDIADTGNTSAASVPLATHRLLAEGQAKSGDVCVQIGFGAGLAYASQVVILP